In one Musa acuminata AAA Group cultivar baxijiao chromosome BXJ2-5, Cavendish_Baxijiao_AAA, whole genome shotgun sequence genomic region, the following are encoded:
- the LOC103984202 gene encoding probable glutathione S-transferase, translating into MAEEVKVFRSWGSPFSYRVELALRLKGVAYEYIEEDLSNKSTLLLEYNPVHKKVPVLLHHGKPIAESLVILEYIEETWQENPILPKDPRERAVARFWSRFLDDKCSLALWMSCWTEGETQQNFMEQAKECLHLLEEELKGKKFFGGDSIGMVDIAASFIAHWLGVLEEVAGISLLDEEKYPNLCKWTEEFLKSDAVMECLPKRANLLAFFQARKHAISATKASV; encoded by the exons ATGGCCGAGGAAGTGAAGGTGTTCAGGTCATGGGGAAGTCCCTTCAGCTACAGAGTGGAGCTTGCTCTGAGGCTGAAGGGAGTAGCCTATGAGTATATAGAGGAGGATCTCTCCAACAAGAGCACTCTGCTCCTTGAGTACAACCCAGTCCATAAGAAGGTCCCTGTCCTCCTCCACCATGGCAAGCCCATCGCTGAGTCTCTCGTCATCCTAGAGTACATCGAAGAGACATGGCAAGAGAACCCCATCCTCCCCAAGGATCCTCGCGAGAGGGCCGTGGCCAGGTTCTGGTCCAGGTTCCTTGATGATAAG TGCTCACTTGCACTGTGGATGTCATGCTGGACAGAAGGAGAAACACAGCAGAACTTCATGGAACAAGCAAAAGAATGCCTCCATCTTCTGGAGGAAGAGCTCAAAGGGAAGAAGTTTTTTGGAGGTGATTCCATAGGGATGGTTGACATTGCTGCCAGTTTCATTGCTCATTGGCTGGGTGTGCTTGAAGAAGTGGCAGGCATAAGCTTGCTCGATGAAGAGAAGTATCCCAATTTGTGCAAATGGACTGAAGAGTTTCTCAAGTCTGATGCTGTGATGGAATGCTTGCCTAAgagagcaaacttgctagctttctTCCAAGCCAGGAAACATGCAATCTCAGCTACGAAGGCTTCAGTCtaa
- the LOC103984203 gene encoding transcription factor MYB60-like isoform X2: MRCSKSCRLRWINYLRPGIKHGNFTPHEEGIIIHLQALLGNRWAAIASYLPQRTDNDIKNYWNTHLKKKMIDTAGSYVISPGTSPVCHDYMSKGCNTEAVKQEMKFPLSRFSPTPSIYASSTENISRLLEGWVRSSPKAAAKKKEFAITDNNNSSSSSSSNTITAASPKETKQAERNQVGCLAAAHEDLDSLLSFENTSGMISWGKIHGPQLAQANAEAKQDAENSQPPLSSLEKWLFDEALGQTDGFLELPANCLSWSAMLS; this comes from the exons ATGAGATGCAGCAAGAGCTGTAGACTGAGATGGATAAACTACCTCAGGCCTGGAATCAAGCATGGCAACTTCACTCCGCACGAAGAAGGAATCATAATCCATCTGCAAGCCTTGCTTGGCAACAG ATGGGCAGCCATAGCTTCTTACCTTCCCCAAAGAACAGACAACgacatcaagaactactggaacacgcacctgaagaagaagatgatagaTACTGCAGGTAGCTACGTGATCTCTCCTGGTACAAGCCCGGTCTGCCATGACTACATGTCCAAAGGATGCAACACGGAAGCAGTGAAGCAAGAGATGAAGTTCCCACTGTCCAGGTTCTCCCCGACACCCTCCATCTACGCCTCCAGCACTGAGAACATCTCAAGGCTTCTTGAAGGTTGGGTGCGATCCTCCCCGAAGGCCGCAGCGAAGAAGAAAGAGTTCGCCATTACcgacaacaacaacagcagcagcagcagtagcagcaatACCATCACGGCAGCATCACCCAAAGAGACCAAACAAGCTGAACGTAACCAAGTGGGCTGCTTAGCCGCGGCGCATGAAGACCTGGACTCGCTTCTTTCCTTCGAGAACACAAGCGGCATGATCTCCTGGGGAAAGATCCATGGGCCACAGCTCGCACAAGCGAATGCCGAGGCAAAGCAGGATGCGGAGAACAGCCAACCTCCCTTGTCCTCGTTGGAGAAGTGGCTCTTCGACGAGGCGTTGGGGCAGACAGATGGGTTCCTGGAGCTCCCTGCTAATTGTCTCTCTTGGTCTGCCATGCTTTCCTGA
- the LOC103984203 gene encoding transcription factor MYB60-like isoform X1, whose product MGRPPCCDRVGIKKGPWTPEEDIILVSYIQEHGPGNWRSVPTNTGLMRCSKSCRLRWINYLRPGIKHGNFTPHEEGIIIHLQALLGNRWAAIASYLPQRTDNDIKNYWNTHLKKKMIDTAGSYVISPGTSPVCHDYMSKGCNTEAVKQEMKFPLSRFSPTPSIYASSTENISRLLEGWVRSSPKAAAKKKEFAITDNNNSSSSSSSNTITAASPKETKQAERNQVGCLAAAHEDLDSLLSFENTSGMISWGKIHGPQLAQANAEAKQDAENSQPPLSSLEKWLFDEALGQTDGFLELPANCLSWSAMLS is encoded by the exons ATGGGAAGGCCTCCATGCTGTGACAGGGTTGGCATCAAGAAAGGACCATGGACTCCTGAAGAGGACATCATCTTGGTCTCTTATATCCAGGAGCATGGGCCTGGAAACTGGAGATCAGTTCCCACAAACACTG GCTTGATGAGATGCAGCAAGAGCTGTAGACTGAGATGGATAAACTACCTCAGGCCTGGAATCAAGCATGGCAACTTCACTCCGCACGAAGAAGGAATCATAATCCATCTGCAAGCCTTGCTTGGCAACAG ATGGGCAGCCATAGCTTCTTACCTTCCCCAAAGAACAGACAACgacatcaagaactactggaacacgcacctgaagaagaagatgatagaTACTGCAGGTAGCTACGTGATCTCTCCTGGTACAAGCCCGGTCTGCCATGACTACATGTCCAAAGGATGCAACACGGAAGCAGTGAAGCAAGAGATGAAGTTCCCACTGTCCAGGTTCTCCCCGACACCCTCCATCTACGCCTCCAGCACTGAGAACATCTCAAGGCTTCTTGAAGGTTGGGTGCGATCCTCCCCGAAGGCCGCAGCGAAGAAGAAAGAGTTCGCCATTACcgacaacaacaacagcagcagcagcagtagcagcaatACCATCACGGCAGCATCACCCAAAGAGACCAAACAAGCTGAACGTAACCAAGTGGGCTGCTTAGCCGCGGCGCATGAAGACCTGGACTCGCTTCTTTCCTTCGAGAACACAAGCGGCATGATCTCCTGGGGAAAGATCCATGGGCCACAGCTCGCACAAGCGAATGCCGAGGCAAAGCAGGATGCGGAGAACAGCCAACCTCCCTTGTCCTCGTTGGAGAAGTGGCTCTTCGACGAGGCGTTGGGGCAGACAGATGGGTTCCTGGAGCTCCCTGCTAATTGTCTCTCTTGGTCTGCCATGCTTTCCTGA
- the LOC103984204 gene encoding presenilin-like protein At1g08700, with product MQRSVLDSLGVEIIGVISPVSICMLLVVLLVSTLSPSASDSAAAAASATTAATLVYDESPSDPPGRRLAGALLNAAAFVALITAATTLLVVLYYYRFTGFLRNYVRFSAFFVLASMGGSILLSLLRAAAFPLDAVSALVLLLNLSAVGVPAVLSPAVPVLLRQAYLVALAVIVAAWFARLPEWTTWTLLIALALYDLAAVLCPRGPLRVLVELASSRDEELPALVYESRPASASVSHAVAALGSVELQPVEPAPPNPTLSNRNVDPDRTIVEIESLEEETSPLVPNEPSSSGSGDARQQDIAAEREREREGERNQDPSSSSSLPGLAFESDAFDTSRGIRLGLGDFVFYSVLVGRAAMYDLMTVYACYLAIISGLGCTLILLSICRHALPALPISITLGVGFYFLTRLLLEPFVVGASTSLVMF from the coding sequence ATGCAGCGCAGCGTATTGGACTCCCTCGGAGTCGAGATCATCGGGGTCATCTCCCCCGTCTCTATATGCATGCTCCTCGTCGTCCTTCTCGTCTCCACCCTCTCCCCCTCCGCCTCCGActccgccgctgctgccgcctccGCTACCACCGCTGCCACCCTCGTCTATGACGAGTCCCCTTCCGACCCTCCCGGCCGGCGGCTCGCCGGTGCTCTCCTCAACGCTGCCGCCTTCGTCGCCCTTATCACCGCCGCTACTACGCTCCTCGTCGTCCTCTACTACTACCGCTTCACCGGCTTCCTCCGGAACTACGTCCGCTTCTCCGCCTTCTTCGTCCTCGCCTCCATGGGCGGCTCcatcctcctctccctcctccgtGCCGCCGCTTTCCCCCTCGATGCCGTCTCCGCACTTGTCCTCCTCCTCAACCTCTCCGCCGTTGGCGTCCCTGCCGTGCTCTCCCCTGCCGTGCCCGTTCTCCTCCGCCAGGCCTACCTCGTCGCCCTCGCCGTCATCGTTGCCGCCTGGTTCGCTCGCCTCCCAGAGTGGACCACCTGGACCCTCCTCATCGCCCTCGCCCTTTACGACCTCGCCGCCGTCCTCTGCCCCCGCGGCCCCCTTCGTGTCCTCGTCGAGCTCGCCTCCTCCCGCGACGAGGAGCTTCCTGCCCTCGTCTACGAGTCCCGCCCCGCATCCGCCTCTGTCTCCCACGCCGTCGCCGCCCTTGGCTCCGTCGAGCTCCAGCCCGTGGAGCCCGCGCCCCCAAATCCCACCTTGTCCAACCGAAACGTGGATCCAGATCGCACCATTGTGGAGATCGAGAGTCTCGAGGAGGAGACCTCGCCTCTCGTGCCGAACGAGCCAtccagcagcggcagcggcgacgcACGGCAACAAGACATTGCTGCCGAGAGGGAAagggagagggagggagagaggaaTCAAgatccttcctcctcctcttcgttgCCGGGGCTTGCCTTCGAGAGTGATGCCTTCGATACATCGAGGGGGATCAGACTTGGCCTCGGGGATTTCGTGTTCTACAGCGTGCTCGTAGGAAGAGCAGCAATGTATGATTTAATGACGGTTTATGCTTGCTATCTTGCGATTATTTCAGGGCTCGGATGCACATTGATTCTGCTCTCCATATGCCGGCATGCACTTCCTGCGCTGCCCATCTCCATCACATTGGGCGTGGGGTTCTACTTCTTGACACGGTTGCTATTGGAGCCATTTGTCGTTGGAGCATCAACGAGCCTGGTGATGTTCTGA